The sequence below is a genomic window from Phyllostomus discolor isolate MPI-MPIP mPhyDis1 chromosome 11, mPhyDis1.pri.v3, whole genome shotgun sequence.
AATTATCAAtataaggtaaaatatttttatagattaatCAAGAAACATAGTAGAAGAATATTCTGCAAATTTAGcatttgatttaaattttcaaGGAATGACCCACTGAAGATTACAGGGGATGGTATCtctgtttcaaaaatttttgaagatGACACTTCTCCACTTTACCAAGATTCAGAATATTCCTTGTCAcccttttacaaaaaaataaaataaaaccatctgAATCCTTTAAAATAGTATACTTCACAGAGGTAGTGGATCCAGACTAATTTCTTAAAGATATTGTAAATGACACCAAATTTAAGTAGTTCTCTTTATAACTAAAGATTTGGGCTCCAGTTGTCAGCTAACTTAGAGGGCAGTAGAGtgtaatattttccttcattttaaggaattttaacAAAAACTAGACTTGTTTAATATTGGCCACAACTCTGTATTCTTTCCCCAAGACTTTCAGTTCCCTGCTTTGAGACCCACTGTGCAATTAGAGAGGGGCAACTAAGCGAAGGGGGTGGTCAGGGGGGTGGGAAtgagggagggcggggagagaTGCGGGCCCGCAGCCCCTCAGAACCATCTGCCCTGGTGAGCGTGTTACTTCTCCTTGCTCATGCCCTCCTAGTGAGGTGGCTAGTGCACAAACCCATAAAGAGGCCTTCGACTACAGATAAGGGGTTTGACCGCATTTCTGTCacctgccttctctttctttgtaATTTGATGATGGTTCATTCCATTATTGCTTAAATACTGTAGTCTCCAGGGatgtcttctccttccctctttacATGAAGATGTTAGGATGTGAATTCACTTTTCTTCTTCAGGAAATATCAGGGGATATTTACCAGCCTATCTTACCAGCTCAGAAAGAGGAAGTTATTATAGTCAGATTCTAGCAGTGCCTTTTAACCAAATGTGAGATGCTTTTTTCCTGTGGCTGTTAACTGTCTTTCTTCAGATCTGAGGGCTTTAAAATGCAGTGCATTCAGGCACCTGTGTTCTAACTAGAactgcctttaaaaatgtaattgaaggATTTTCACTTTTGTGGAGTCGTCAGCAGGGTTGATATTGATCCGTGCTTTCGGGGGGCCCAGTGCAGCAGAAGGGGAGACTGCAGCGGGCCGGTAAGCCCTCCGAGCCTTCTGTCTAATTTGGCAGAAAAACACAGAATGTAGGACAACAAAAGAAGgctcctttttccataaaaattcttcctcccacccacccttctTCCCCAAAAAGCGGACTTAATTTTTCAGCTGCACGCAGTGATTTGGTGCTCATTCTTGCATTGAAACAGTTGCAGTCTGAACAGGCAGgaaacagttttcttttaattgctGAAATCATTCGGAAGTGCTTCATGCCCTGCTTCTATACAGCAGATGCTGTGCATTAATTGGCCTGTGTAGAAATGACCCAGGGTTCCTTGCAGTGGGCTCAATTTTAGGCAGAGGGTTTAAAtagcttatttattattttgtataatcTGGCGTACATTATGTGCTCCTGCATGTGTTGTATTTCATGGTCTGCAGTTTCTAATGTCATGTGGGTTTCAAAACCTGTGTTTCTCTGGTAATGTACTAGCAGCAGGTAAGCTCAAAATACCATCCATCAGGAGCTAATTTTTTATCCAGATACTCCAATGACTGATGAACCTGTCTTTTGTATGAATGTTTAGCACAGTAGAAAGCCATATGCCACTGGCACAGTTTCCTATGCATTCTTTATAGTTGCTAGAGAGTGGGctacagggggaaaaaacccctCCATGCCATTTCTGTCCTCTTGCCTATATTTAAAGGATAACACCTTTAAAAACGACCCAGGTTTTGGACAACAAAAGAGGGGAGGGGCCATCTTAAAGGAAATCCAACTCCCATAATCATTTTCTTTATCAGAAATATGACTGTACACTCTTAATAGGGAACCTTGTTTTGTTACTCCCCGTCTGTTCAAAACAGACCTTCGCCCATTAAAAGGGCCTCCCTTGTGTGGGAAGACCACAGCTGTTACTGTAAATCTCATCCCGTCACTGTATCGTCCCCATTTTGTGTCTCTAAAGGATGAAATTGAgaaatggaatactgtgcagtcATCCTTTACATCTCCAATTTTAGGCCTTTGCCATCATTTTCATGCTTTTATTCCAAATCAAATAACATTAGTGAGCTACACCACCTTCTGATGAGTATCTGGTATTGAACACAGCTTTCAAGTCTGTACTTTTGGGGGCTTCTCTTTGTGTTTGATGGaggtcttttttccccctttctttttcacttcctgCACTTCCTTTGAGCTTTCTTCTTGCGTTTGCAGTCTGAATGATACAAGTTGCTGAGTATGTCCCAGCCTTAGTATGTTTTCTAAGAGTGATGTGCAGGAGAAGGTTCTGTGTCTTTTAATCTTTGGGGAAGAAGTGAAGGGAACTTGGTAGAATGCTACTGGGGTCTTTAATCAGAAACAAGAAGTGATTTGAATCATTAGCACAACAAAGCATACTATAAGCTTGAAGATAAAAGTCTCTGGGGAAAGagtcctctgaaaataaatgggacttgATAGATTTCCATATCATTTATAACTTCCCTTAATTACACTTGGAAGACTtgccagtaaaactggaaaattgGCAGCCTATATCCATTAGAGTCATTTTGCCGACCATGGCAAGCAGCTGGCTTTACTGGATTTTATTTCCCATCACTCACAATTAATCATCAGCTGGAGATGTCTGAACCTCTTTCAGCACAGAGCAGTGCCGGGCGACATTCAGGGCTTCTAAACATGCTGAAATCTGCTGAATAAATTGGCCGAGTTTTCTCCCCAGCTTATTCATTTTAGGGCAAGGCAGGCTCACGCTTAATGAGTGCACTCTGATAATCGGATGCGAATGTGAACCTTGACCCTGTGTCAAAGGAGAGGACGCAATAAGCCGGATGAAAGATACAGGATTCAGGCCTCCAAACTTTACACCAATTAGACAGGGAGTGGAGAAGTATATCAGGCTGACCAAGTTTATCAAAAAGACTTGCAAGGCTTCTGACCATTTTGTAAGCCCAGAGTTGGAGACATCCTGTCACAATCATTAAGTATTTATCAGATGATTCACAAGAGTGTTAGAGAAGTGTGCGCACACAGATCCTTCAGGAGCAGTGCCCTCACATGTGAGCTGTCTAGTGGAAATGGAATGTTTAAGTGCCCTCTCTGCTCCCTCAATTAATGCCCAGCTTTTCAAGCACACGGGGAAAGACAGAAGGTGCTGCCACTACCTTCCCAAACTTGGGGAGTGGGGACGAATGAGCACCTCTGGACAGAGAGGCTTCCAAATGTCGAGCTAAGAGGCCTATGTAATGCCATCTTGGTATTGCTAGAATTGGAGCCTGTGTAGGGCCCAGCTGGTGGGCAGGGCACCCCCTAGTTATAGGCCCACCTGCTTTCTTCACTGTATGGTTTGTACCACGTTTGCTTGCTTGACTTGGATTTTTGAGGAATGAAATAACTTAAATTTAGATCAAGTTCTACTGACTAAAACATATCTCAGTATTTTGTGGATTAAATAAACAACTTCCAagagttttttcccttttagggACAAATGAGTGAAAACAGATTACAAAACAGATGGCTGTAGGTGAGCAGAGATATGAATTACTTAAATTTTCATCTACAACTAAATAATACAAGTAGAGAGACTAGCAGACAGGTATGAGAAAAAACAGGAATGAAAAGGAAGCTGTGGGGACTGAATTCAGTGATTCAGTGCAGAGCTGTGGGTCAGGCAGAAGAGCAGTCACTTCAGATCCAGAGCACTTTCTGTGAAGTCCTTTTCATCACACTGCCAGTCATACAATCAGAGAGAAGGGAGCATTGCAAATTTGGGACTTTCCCGCCTCTCCTGATTATCTCTGGCTAAAtcagaggttttgtttttctgattaatAACTGGGGATCTACCACTTGCAGTTATCTGTATGTCAACTCTTCACAAATCACCAGTGCTGCAAGCATGCCAAGCCAGCTAAGGATTGTCAGTGGGCAGAGACAGTGGGCCCCATTAATTTATCTTGCTTTACTACCCTCAGGCTCAAGCAGGCCGGCTCAAGCCTGGATCCAGGCTATGGCCCAGGCCCAGCTGTCCTTCCACTAGTTTCCTAAGGCCATTATTGTCAGGTTGGCCCAGGCCCCCTTAGAGTAACCACTGGAAATTCCCtggttcatttcattttcatatttgcaTTAACTGTGAATCTACTTAGTTGAAGTTCTTATGAAGAAGCAGTGAGAGGCTCTCTGGCCAACAGATGCCAAGCAGTGGGCTGAGCTCCCGCAGAGGGGCAAGGCTGCACCCACCCAAGATAAGCCTATGGGGCTGAGAATGGGGAGACTAGGGCGCTCTGAGCAAGCCCAGGCTCTCGGATGCCAACTGAGGAGGGTGAGAGACAGGTACAGGTACTTCCAGGCCCCATGGTAAGTGGGCACTTGTCCATCTGTGAAGGAAAGAGCTACCAGAGCCCCAGGAAAGAGAGCTGACtactaattttttaatggaattccCATTGTTGAATTTCAGAACCATTTCCCAGAAAGCCTCAGCTCTGTTACTGGAATGCCCAGTCCTTCAGTTGGGATGCTGTTTCCTGAGGTCAGCTCTGACCCTCAGCCTCTGTCTCAGAAGCCTTGGTCTGTATCCACCAGGGTTTTACATGTGGAGCTAAATGGCAGGTGCTACTCTGGGGGAACTCACCCTTCCCCTGTCTTGCCTGGTCCATGCTAgcctttgaagagagaaaaaaagtctcTGAAATGAGGACTTGTGGGAGTAGCTGTTGACATCCTGACTGGGGCATCTTCATTGTCTTTGAGTTGccctcatttctctccctctgtgtttTGAAGAACAGCAAGTTTGAAACAGCCCTTCAATCTCCATAGAATGCAGATGCCAGGTGAAAATGAATCAAAAAGGGCAGCAAGCACAGTGCTTCAAGCCCAGCTCTGCAGTACAGTCTCTCCTCCGTGCCAGCATTGAAGCTTTGGCATCCCCTCTCTTCCTATGTTTCTGTGCCAGGAAAAGCAGCCCACCACCTGATCAGCAGAGGAAAGGAATGCACAGGGCTCAGGCAGTCCCGACTGCCAGCAAGACAGCTTGTGCCCTACAGGGGGCCGGAAGGGGGACTTGGAGATCATTTGGGGATTTCAGGAAAGAACATTCTCCAGGCATTCTGCAGCACTGGGCAAGCACAGCCACAGTGGTGTGAGCGTCCAGGAGCCCCACACCAGATGCCCACCAGTACCCCAGATAGCTGGTTGGTGTAGGAAATTCCACTCTCCCATTTCAAAGACTGAGAGGCCCTTTTTCACAAAGATAGGAGAAAAATCCAGCCCAGCTTTCATGCTTAGTCATCAAGGGCAGAGAGAAGAATAAATAGGTTGGCTTTTAGTCACAGCTGAATCCTAGGTGGAAGGCCCAGGTTTAACCCCAAGGGGTTTATACTCTGCTCCACCTGGACTTCACTCATAAAAATAGGCAAACATCTGAATACCAAGCTTGAGCCCAAGCCTGTGGTAGCTCCTAGTGTCCTTGCAAGGAATGGGCACAGCTCCAGAAATCATTGCCTACCTTGGAGGTTTGGGATAGTGGTCTGCATGGCCCAGATGTTTGGGTGTTCTTCCCAGTTCCCCAGTGCTGAAGATAGAACCTCCATTTTTTggtaacagctttactgagataaaaTTCATATGTAAGTCATTCCTTTAAAGTGTATACTTCAGTTGTTTTAGTctattcacagaattgtgcaaccatcatcagtCAATCTtagaacattttaatgtttttaaagacttaaaaatttatttttagagagaggggaaaggaggaagaaagagagaaacatcaatcggttgcttccTGCATGACCCCAAttggaggcctggcctgcaacccaggcatgtgccctgacagggaatcgagcCAGCaattttttggtttgcaggccggtactcaatccactgagccacaccagccaggacagtcaAAGAACATTTTAATCACTCAAAGGAATCTATGTTCCCATCAACAATCtattcctctttttccctcagcCCTTGGAAACCACCAATCTTTCTATCTGTAGAGATTTCCCAATTCACTATACAAAAGTGGAAAGCATGCCTTTCTGCCACATCTCTGTGGCAAAGGCAGATTCAGATTCCCAGGGAATGGTCTTTCTCTGCTGTCCCCCAAATATGAACTTGGGATTCAAAGTATTTATGGGAGGTTGTTGCTGCTGTTTAGATCAAATTTCAACATCTTTGACAAAGAATCTCTTAATGGCTTCACTCTTGAATATTGTTGTAAAATTGGAATGCTGGTAAAACTTCTgtccatttttattcattttctaggtAACAGAAGGTCAAGAAATTTGTGTGATTGAAGCAATGAAAATGCAGAACAGTATGACAGCTGGGAAAACTGGCAAGGTATGTCCCTAAGTTCCCACCAGCCCATGCCAACTCTGTGGCAGGAAGCAGAATTTCCACCTTTGATTCTTGGATGGTTAGACCTGAAAAGGGTCATAGACATGATGTCCTCTTACCTCTCCCTCCTGCAGATGGGGACAGTAAGATTGGGAGCTCTTTTCACCCCACACTGGTATGCCCCTGCCTCATGCACAGGGGGCTTTCCAAAAGACTCTCTATAGTCAGGTAGTCAAAGAACAATTGTTCTTCACCTTAATGGCTTTCAAATTAAGaggtctttaatttttaatgtttacatcTGTCTTAGAGGCAGTTAGTTATCTGAGACTTAGGTGACACAGCAGGAAATGGTTTTAGAGATTGCAAAAATTAATGTAACTCTTCAAGATAATTTCTCCACAAAGAGAACAATTCAATTTTAGATCAAGAGGAGCTGAAAACACCACAAACACATGTGGGACTTAAtgatttagggagaaaaaaagatgatgtATTAGTACTGaaacttattaaaatttcttaaatatactttctcctttaagaaaacagaaaagtcctTTAAAGCAATAATTTCATTATCCTTTCTGCAACGAAAAAGAGACCATTTGTAGCCAAATGACCCCTTCCTGAAGGACTTTTTGGTTTAGAAGTCTGGAGCGAGGTGAGGCAGGGTGGAGTGAGGAGAGCAGCACAGGCTGGACGCGTCCTGCACCATGGCCAAAGTGGGAAAATGAGATTGAACCTTGGAAATGATGTGTGCCCTGGCATAGAGGTACAGTCAGGTCACAGTGAAATATGCATCAGAGAGACACAGTTTCCATCTGtcaccacccccccaaaaaatgaaaCCGATGCTCAGAGAACATGCTGAGGGGGATGCCCAGTCCAGTTCCAGCTGGGAGGATGGAGGTCAAGCTGGAGAGGGGCTGCAGACAGCTGTGTCCAGTCTCCACAGGTTTGGAAGAGGACAAGGGCAAGATCTGTAGGTATTTTTAGGAGTCTGCTTTCTACATGATTACTCTTCATAAGGTGAACAAGAAAATGTTGCTTTCTGCCCTTgtaaaagtattaattttttccttgagatttttAACACTGACATTGCATTAGCATCATGAGCTTTCCATCCATAATTTGGCTTCATTTGGGGGGGGATGCAGAATATATGTCAGATGCATGTCAAAGGACTGTATTGCCAGACTGGGGTACTTAATGCAAAAATGAACCGGCATAGCTCCCTTAAGGAGCAGGGGCCTTGTGTAGGTCAGTGTGTTTTGTGTCCTTAGGGCCTGGGTTTCACAGTGAAGGCTTAGCTGCTCCCTAGTCATCAGGAGCCTAGAACTGTTTTTGGGGTGCTGATGTGCTCTGAGCAAATTTGTACTGTGGCCTGACCCCTGTTAGCTGGGAAAGTCCTCCCTGCTCATCCCATTTCCTCCTACTGGCCGTCAGGGTGCACCAGGAATGGCCAGAGCTCCAGCCCAGAGGACAAGACCCTGGGGCCTGAGGGGCTGGTGGTTCTTATCTGGGAGGGCCATTTTTCCTGCCATGGAAAAGGTTCACAGTGTAATCACAGCATCATGAAAATACATCCTATATACACACAGAGGTTTCAGATCATAAAAAGCAGCCACTTCAGTGCAAATAGCACCTGCTGAATGAGGCCTTTGAAGTACTCATTGCACAGGTTCACATCGACCTGAGAGAGCCTGGGCTGGAATTCAAGGGGAAGGCCCTTCTAGCCCTCTGGCTCATAAGTGGAGCTGCAGGGACACAGGCTAGGGCACTGAACCTGCTGTTGCTGCCATTGTTCCTGTTTTCCACTTACTAGTTCAAACCCATTGTTCATTTTCTCACCTAAGCAAGAAACTCCAAGAAGTCAAATGACTATCTCTTCCCCGTCTAACCCCCTACCcacttattttaaatgtgaacacAATTTGGGAAAACAAACCTGATTAAAATTGGGAGAGGAGTAGAATGAAAGGGCACAATAACATCATCATGGGAGCTCAGTACTTGTTCCACATCACGCCACAAAGTACTATCTGTACTGCCACATACCTTCTGAGTATATAATTTCCCCTGAAAAGGATGTTTACAATCAGGCTAGGGAGTTTCTCTTATTAATTAGTACCAGCTTTGACTCTTGTATAAgtgttttgtttgggggttttttttacaCTAAGCATTCCATTAACTCTCAGAGAACATTTCTGCAACCTAAAACTACAGAGACTGAGTGGGCTGGGTGTTGTGAGCTTATCCAGGACCAACACTGGCTCTTAGGATGCTGCCCTTGACCCCTGTGTGCCCAGTGCAAGGGCCAGCCAGCAAAAATTGCCTTCCAACAGTGACTCTTAGGACAAGGGCGGGAGAAGGGACGGTGCTGAGTCACAGCCCTGCACGAAGACGTCCCCTGTGCATGAGGTCCCCTCTGTGCAAGCCAAGTGCTCTACCTGTGCTCCAAAGCCCGCCAGGCTGTCTCTTCACTTCCAGAAACAGATGACGAGATTGCTCCCTCCTGTTCTAGTTAATAATTCTTACTAacacccccccccttttttttaaattcaaggtGAAATCAGTGCATTGTAAAGCTGGAGACACAGTTGGAGAAGGAGATCTGCTCATGGAACTGCAATGAAGTATTTATAGCCTTTCAGTCATCACCCAGTTTAATTAGccatttgtattattattctttCACACTCAATTTATCCAAGCATTTTGCAGGAACACCCCTGTGCAGCAGATTTTACATAGTCATATTTATTCCACATATAGTCAAAACCAACATTCTGCCAAAAAATCACCAATGGaaatttttattgatataaataCTTGTACATATGATTTGTACTTCTGCTGTGAGATTTCCTAGTGTCAAAGTTAAATCAATAAAACTGAGCATTTGTCTAAATATTAGTttgccctttttttctctttttttaatgaagacaatGTACCTCAGAGGCTATGGGCTTTGCCAGTAGACTTTACATAATAGCATTTCATTgtgatcctttaaaaattttatataaatccCTGCTCTTTGCCTTCAGTTTTATTAAATTAGCATGTGCTACCTCATAATCTGATTACCTACTTCATCCTGGTTGAGGACCTAACTCCTGTTTGTGGTTATTAGTAATTTCTTAAGTCCATTCAACATAGATGATTTTGGAAATCCCTCATCTGTGGCTCTAATGGGCAAGTATGGATCTGCTGGATCCCTGGGGTTGTCACCTAGGGAGATATGACTCACGTGGTCCCCTCTTTCCCATCCCACAGGGCTCCCTCACCCCAATTGGTGGGTGGGGCTGCTACATGCTCATCAGCTGATACCCATCCTTGCCCCGTGTCTTTGTGAAGCAAGTTTCCAATTAAGAAAAAAGGGCTAAAATAATGATCATGTTTTTTGTGCCAGATGCAGTTAGTGATCACAGTCTACCATTAAGTTGAAGAGTAAGTGAACACTCCCAATGGAGAATGAGGTTACCAAGGATCAGCAGctgcattttcatttggttctgaAATTCCTAGAATACGTTTCATACTTTGCTAGTAAATAAGCAGAGGCAGTCATGCACTGACTTGAATCTACACTGACAGATCATCAGATGGAGGTGGGTAGTAATTGGTTCTTCGTGCcttgctaaaattattttaagtgctgTTTATATAAGGAAGCTAAGCTTTCTGTCAAGCCTGAAGAACAAATTACTAATGCATTGGTTCTTCTCCAAAAAGGTCACCCCAAATTCTGCTCCCTTTGGGAAGGAGGGACAGTACCTTGCTACTGGGCTCTGGGCTTGGGTGAGCTTCCATCTGAAATCAACTGTCTCTGCCAGCAAGTAAGGTGCTCATTATTTTGCTAAATTAGAATGAAAAACACATTCTACCAAATATGTTGGCCCAAGAATAGGGCCCAAAATAGCATCAACACTTTATTTGACTAAAACatctagtttaattttaaatgattatctttataatctttttaataagCTTGATCTGAAAACTGTGAAGAACAATGTTATATCTACTCCAAAACTACTCTAAAATACAGCATGTCTTTCTTGAGCTTTTTACTACATTGAAACATCAAGATCAgattaaaaaatttactgaatcTGACCTGtagcaccaagaaaaaaagagtagggcTGCTAAAATCTAGCTGCAGCACAAAGTCTTTacattcatttgaaatgttttcttcagattttagcaaagcaaaaaaaggagaaagaaaactatgATAACATATGAGTTCTTGAAATGTCATTTAGGGGAATTAAAATCCTAAATTTTTCTTATCCAATGCATTCAAGCCCATGGTGCTCTTTAGGCAGCAAGCAATAAAGCAGTATCGGATAGAGAGATTTCAGGGCACAATGTTGTTATCAGTATGTCAGAATTATCTGGGAAATAGGCTGCCACTaaaaagattatttctttttccacagATAGAGTTTTACACATATTTGTTTCAAAGGGCATTATAATGCTTTTTCATTCAGTGAGTGCAGACCAAGCTGTGGTAATCTCATAATCATCAGggctctgttttttctttggcTGCTGAGCATTCCTcgaatttttatctgttttcccgTGGATTATAGCGAAGCCCATGTGTCCCCCGAGAGTCGTAATTGTTGTGGTACGGGAGGTGGACCCACTCCGGTGGGTAGGTGGCTGTGCTGTACACAAAGCACTGCAGGGTCCTTTCAGCAGCTGGAGACTCCTGAGGGGTGCTGTGCATGCCTTCCCACTCCAAGACCACAATCCTCACCTGGGTGCGCTGGTACATGTCTGGGCAGCCTTCAAACTCGTCAAGAAAGTGCAGCATCTGCTCGTCCACACTATAGATCTCCCCGACCACGCAGTGGCCATGCCCCGGCAGGTTCAGCAGACGGGGAATGTTATGTTCTCCAGCAATCACTAAGGGGTAAGGCTCCACCGTGTGGCCCCGGCCCTGGAAGGTCGCGCAGCCATTAGTGCCATCCAGCAGGACATTATGGTTGGGCTGGCCTCGCTTCAGGGTTCCATACACAAACACATTGGCCATGTGGGCCAGAGACACtgcaaagaagaaaggaagcagaCTGGTAGATCTAAGTGCTGCAGAAACAGGCAAGAGGTCTGAACTCGGTTGGAGTTGGAACTTTGGGAAGGGCCAGAGTAAATCTTTCAGTTTTGTGCTCAAGCAGCTGTTCCTAACCCCCAGCACAACCCAGCACTGTTCTTCACCAACGTGTGATAGGTTCTGAGGTTCCAGAAAACACCACCCACCCTTTATAATCATTTTCTGAGAAAAGGTGCTCAGCTGAGAACATActtgccagatggagaagaactgctgtttttcaaagcagttttcaatctttttaaaagaactttaaaaaatacataataaatatttattgtacaaAAATAGAAGTAATGATAAgcaaatataaatgtgtatgtataaaaaagTCACCTGTACTGGGCTACAAGAGATAATTCAGGTTTCAGtactaaatttacattttagtcCTGACAGTATGACCCCGCAAACCTTTAATAATAGCACTTTTCAGTGTTCCTTTTTCAAGGTCCTAGAGGGTAATGATGCTTTCCTGTGACTCACTGTGATTTACCACAGCGACCTTGGCTCCAACATGAAGGTAAATATTTACTGCTTGCCAGGGTCTGGGCCTGTTATGTAATTGACAAAAGTGATTTATGTAAAAGTGACTCAAACAGCAATGGAACTTAGAGTTGATCAAGGGTGAGTTTCTCTTCAAAGCCTGGCATTTCACTGCCCTCCTTGCCCAACACTATGTAATATGGCAGGCTTTGGAAATAAGACACCCTGTGCAGCAAAACAAAAGACGCATCCATCTGCCAGCAGCAGCTTACATCCAGCCAGAAACACCTGGAGGGTGATACCCCCTGGACATTAATCACATGATCAAGTGGCCCTGGGAGAAGTCATACTTAGTTCAAAGGTCGTCTACTTTCTTCTCAGCCAACAAGAGCTGGTCTGGGGATCTCATCTGAGCCTTGCCTCACCTCTTCAGGGCACTTAAGGAGGGTGGGCAGTCCAACAGGACTCCCCCACTGCCTTGGTCTCAGTCACCAGCCTGTGGAACATCAAGAGTTCCATGGGTTTCAGGCAAATTGTACTTGGAAAGGCTTggccctggggaaaaaaaaacacaaggccGTCAGACACATGC
It includes:
- the GGACT gene encoding gamma-glutamylaminecyclotransferase; the protein is MANVFVYGTLKRGQPNHNVLLDGTNGCATFQGRGHTVEPYPLVIAGEHNIPRLLNLPGHGHCVVGEIYSVDEQMLHFLDEFEGCPDMYQRTQVRIVVLEWEGMHSTPQESPAAERTLQCFVYSTATYPPEWVHLPYHNNYDSRGTHGLRYNPRENR